One Bdellovibrio bacteriovorus str. Tiberius DNA segment encodes these proteins:
- a CDS encoding ATP-binding protein gives MFHRLLKTWAFQTFLIFVLYYLTGRLGLLLALPPGYASLVWPPFGISIAALLLFGVNRWPGVLIGAFLVNARHLESISNLLLPLGISAGNTLSVIIAALLIRRFLHFPKRFYLEREVILFLFLSGPVAALFSAGWGVGLLYFNDLLSQKNILMNWIHWFVGDAIGGLIFAPLALMFSTQSRRYWLKSVTKVLVPVCVAFALILSASQYLTHSEQEKQAGEFTRKAEFTFNVLEKDFNGNIDMLISLKSFFDSSTTVTRQEFREFATTLHSRRPEVQALAWIPYDRTQPEKFRIEYIEPSALNSKILGYDFGTHPDRNALLKKALDKKRIITSSPLELNEFNHPARGIYLFLAIGRPEGVLLEVLRLDGILRDLTDVLNDPSYRVLIEDVTNTSARELMVDTLTDTANDFHADFKWSSHLEVGDRQWEITVQQDTSLRQGSAFNAAVFLLTSLIFVFLICALLLTIANRIITVEEIVDEKTQHLIDLNVQLKKASETKSEFLANMSHEIRTPLNVIVGMSDLLEESPLNDDQKHYVEISKKAGHNLLSIINDILDISKIEAGLVTLEKTEVDLHSLVADITEMFELKAREKNLELTVYLSEDTHSIFMGDPTRIRQVLSNLISNSLKFTTDGSIRVELMKNQTELDGNLIFHVSDTGIGIPRDKIPQLFQPFTQADSTITRKFGGTGLGLSISKRLVKMMNGDITIESELHRGSRFSFSLELPWLRDVQEEMQSPSEDSGPASTGTPTTLEPLSILIVDDTDDNRLLIKAYLKNTPHQITEASNGRQALELAQKQRFDLILMDMQMPVMDGFTATQKIRKWEQEHKQPPTTIWALTAFALKNEIDRSLSVGCNLHLIKPLRKADLLNHIQKLSEERHQSR, from the coding sequence ATGTTCCACCGACTTTTAAAGACCTGGGCCTTTCAGACCTTTCTTATTTTCGTTCTGTATTATCTGACAGGACGACTGGGGCTTTTGCTGGCTTTGCCACCGGGTTATGCGTCATTGGTTTGGCCCCCATTTGGTATCAGTATCGCAGCGCTGTTGCTTTTTGGAGTCAACCGCTGGCCCGGGGTTCTGATTGGCGCCTTTCTGGTCAATGCCCGCCACCTGGAAAGTATTTCAAATCTGCTGCTGCCACTGGGGATTTCAGCAGGAAACACGCTTTCAGTCATCATCGCCGCTCTGCTAATCCGACGTTTTCTCCATTTCCCAAAACGCTTCTATCTTGAACGCGAAGTGATTCTGTTCCTGTTCTTATCCGGGCCCGTTGCGGCTTTGTTCAGCGCCGGCTGGGGTGTCGGACTGCTGTATTTCAACGACCTGTTGTCGCAGAAAAATATTCTGATGAACTGGATTCACTGGTTCGTCGGCGATGCCATTGGGGGCCTGATCTTTGCTCCGCTGGCTTTGATGTTTTCAACCCAGTCGCGCCGCTACTGGCTTAAATCTGTCACCAAAGTTCTGGTGCCGGTGTGCGTGGCGTTTGCGCTGATTCTGTCTGCCTCTCAGTACCTGACCCACTCGGAGCAGGAAAAGCAGGCTGGCGAATTCACGCGCAAGGCCGAGTTCACGTTCAATGTTCTGGAAAAGGACTTTAACGGCAACATCGACATGCTGATTTCACTGAAGAGCTTTTTCGACAGCTCAACCACCGTGACCCGTCAGGAGTTCCGTGAATTTGCCACAACCCTGCATTCGCGCCGTCCCGAGGTTCAGGCACTGGCCTGGATTCCTTACGACCGCACCCAGCCTGAAAAATTTCGCATCGAATACATCGAACCCAGCGCACTGAACAGCAAGATCCTGGGTTATGACTTTGGCACTCATCCGGATCGCAATGCCCTGCTAAAAAAGGCACTGGATAAAAAACGCATCATCACCTCCAGCCCGCTGGAGCTGAATGAATTCAATCACCCGGCCCGCGGCATCTATCTGTTTCTGGCCATTGGCCGCCCTGAAGGAGTGCTGCTGGAGGTTTTGCGCCTGGATGGTATTCTGCGGGACCTGACCGATGTTCTGAATGATCCCAGCTATCGTGTTTTGATCGAAGACGTCACCAATACTTCAGCCCGTGAACTGATGGTCGACACCCTCACGGACACCGCAAACGACTTCCATGCGGACTTCAAATGGAGTTCCCATCTGGAGGTCGGCGACAGGCAGTGGGAAATCACGGTTCAACAGGACACGTCCCTGCGCCAGGGTTCGGCATTTAATGCCGCCGTGTTTTTGCTGACCTCGCTGATATTTGTGTTTTTGATCTGCGCCCTGCTGCTGACCATCGCCAACCGCATCATCACGGTGGAGGAAATCGTTGATGAAAAAACCCAGCACTTGATTGATCTGAATGTGCAGCTGAAAAAGGCGTCAGAAACAAAATCCGAGTTTCTGGCCAACATGAGCCACGAAATCCGCACTCCGCTGAACGTGATCGTCGGCATGTCTGACCTGCTGGAAGAATCCCCGCTGAATGATGATCAGAAGCACTATGTGGAGATTTCCAAAAAAGCCGGCCACAATCTTTTAAGCATCATCAACGACATTCTGGATATTTCAAAAATCGAAGCCGGCCTGGTGACACTTGAAAAAACCGAAGTTGATCTGCACAGTCTGGTGGCCGACATCACCGAGATGTTTGAACTGAAGGCCCGCGAAAAAAATCTGGAACTGACTGTTTATCTCAGCGAGGACACCCACAGTATTTTCATGGGTGACCCGACCCGCATCCGCCAGGTGCTTTCAAATCTGATCAGCAACTCTTTGAAGTTCACCACGGACGGTTCAATCCGGGTGGAGCTGATGAAGAACCAGACCGAACTGGACGGCAATCTGATTTTCCATGTCAGTGACACCGGCATTGGCATTCCGCGCGACAAGATCCCACAACTGTTCCAGCCGTTCACCCAAGCCGACTCAACTATCACCCGCAAGTTTGGCGGCACGGGTCTGGGGCTTTCTATCTCGAAACGACTGGTGAAGATGATGAATGGTGACATCACCATTGAAAGTGAACTGCACCGCGGAAGCCGTTTTTCATTCAGCCTGGAACTGCCTTGGCTGCGCGATGTGCAGGAAGAAATGCAAAGTCCGTCCGAAGACAGTGGCCCGGCATCCACCGGAACCCCAACGACGCTGGAACCTTTGTCCATTCTTATAGTGGATGACACCGATGACAACCGTCTGCTGATCAAGGCTTACTTGAAAAACACCCCTCACCAGATCACCGAGGCCAGCAACGGACGCCAGGCTTTGGAGCTGGCACAAAAGCAGCGCTTTGATCTTATATTGATGGATATGCAGATGCCGGTGATGGATGGTTTTACCGCCACCCAGAAGATCCGCAAGTGGGAACAAGAACACAAACAACCGCCTACGACTATCTGGGCACTCACCGCCTTTGCCTTGAAAAATGAAATTGATCGCAGTCTTTCCGTTGGTTGCAATTTGCATCTGATCAAACCCCTGCGTA